One stretch of Euphorbia lathyris chromosome 7, ddEupLath1.1, whole genome shotgun sequence DNA includes these proteins:
- the LOC136201189 gene encoding uncharacterized protein isoform X1 — MDEHSRSALKVAWLWIIEYVASLPELDPSYLHGLIDEALELLDDLGEDAREMVALRCLEDLFGSRNECESNIPSTANPKNTVDISRSCADVLLSILKETSISDLRNGPDLLKCDMQPFIVHKRTSMPKCSLERLKDELLEGVHPCTASLIQHSGLMHKDEDNDSLSTDCFQLNVCCRDDHTGTSNSLVTAQEGSTISLPLENGDSHHQNLLPLKRNGDVVDNDIQADLHLNIKRLKCNDSGANEASKHTLSTQFDNEFVEEPFKRMIETREKESSRAERESRVEGLDEEVCSENGHEKFVATNRIVRSANADAINEIEHIQCDNADDATKMPQHIFGDGPCQDIMAGEVNEPEIRNGTSSGRILQKVSVDDSRDNSNCGYQQKSPIDVASSGLFPREIIVNNSEDSAERLYGEDASSDGDEYHHEKVDVAMKKTQFLSYQHTLSHDSLSNGEFLVCNAVNCRMVILKKCLGCSPRFDNKGNFYCPFCTYFYAISKYLEAKARAASAKKELALFIHKDRGRSLGKKHQKLRVEESDGTNVSFDPKFNIDDPLSRDEDILVNEKEGEGGIQKEVVGQRSNDLLEKPVCAVNSDEGKTTNDKTKTKKQYVSPKKYQSITPNRVPWTVEEEQMLKEGVEKISVPGERIPWKQILEYGSSVFWSGRSAMQLKDKWRNMERKS, encoded by the exons ATGGACGAACACAGCAGGTCTGCTTTGAAGGTTGCGTGGCTTTGGATCATTGAGTATGTCGCAAGCTTGCCAGAACTCGATCCTTCGTATTTACATG GTTTGATTGATGAGGCTCTAGAATTACTTGACGATTTGGGAGAGGACGCAAGGGAAATGGTTGCATTGAGATGTTTGGAGGATTTGTTTGGTTCTAGGAATGAATGTGAGAGTAATATTCCTTCCACAGCAAATCCAAAAAACACAGTTGACATTTCTAGGAGTTGTGCTGATGTGCTTCTATCTATATTGAAAGAG ACATCAATTTCAGATTTGAGGAATGGACCTGATCTGCTGAAGTGTGATATGCAACCTTTCATTGTGCACAAAAGGACTTCTATGCCAAAGTGTTCTTTGGAACGT CTGAAAGATGAACTTCTTGAAGGTGTGCATCCGTGTACTGCGTCCTTGATACAACATAGTGGTCTGATGCACAAAGATGAAGATAATGATAGCCTCTCTACGGATTGCTTTCAACTGAATGTTTGCTGCAGAGATGACCATACTGGGACCAGCAATTCCCTAGTTACGGCACAAGAAGGGAGCACTATTTCCTTGCCACTTGAAAATGGTGATTCTCATCATCAGAATTTGTTACCCTTGAAAAGGAACGGAGATGTTGTGGACAATGATATTCAAGCTGATCTTCATTTAAATATCAAGAGGTTGAAGTGCAATGATTCAGGCGCTAATGAAGCTTCAAAACATACTTTAAGTACCCAATTTGATAATGAGTTTGTAGAAGAACCTTTCAAAAGAATGATTGAAACtagagagaaagaaagttcGCGTGCTGAAAGAGAATCTCGAGTAGAAGGTTTAGATGAAGAAGTGTGTTCAGAGAATGGTCATGAGAAGTTTGTTGCTACAAATAGGATTGTTAGAAGTGCTAATGCtgatgctatcaatgaaattgAGCATATTCAATGTGACAATGCTGATGATGCCACCAAAATGCCACAACATATATTTGGAGATGGACCCTGCCAAGATATCATGGCCGGTGAAGTCAATGAGCCAGAAATTAGAAATGGTACATCCTCGGGGAGAATTCTGCAAAAAGTATCTGTTGATGATAGCAGAGATAACAGTAATTGTGGCTATCAACAAAAATCACCAATTGATGTTGCCTCTAGTGGATTATTCCCTAGAGAGATCATTGTTAACAATTCTGAAGATAGTGCTGAACGTCTTTATGGTGAAGACGCGTCAAGCGATGGAGATGAGTATCATCATGAGAAGGTTGACGTTGCCATGAAGAAAACTCAATTCCTGAGCTATCAACACACATTAAGCCACGATTCCCTTTCTAATGGTGAGTTTTTGGTTTGCAATGCTGTCAATTGTCGAATGGTGATTCTTAAGAAGTGCCTAGGCTGCTCACCAAGGTTTGATAACAAGGGAAACTTTTACTGCCCATTTTGTACATATTTCTATGCTATCTCCAAATACTTGGAAGCTAAAGCAAGAGCTGCTTCAGCAAAGAAGGAACTAGCTCTATTTATTCATAAAGATCGGGGGAGATCACTTGGAAAAAAGCATCAGAAATTGAGAGTGGAAGAATCTGATGGAACAAATGTTTCTTTTGACCCTAAATTCAACATTGACGATCCACTATCCAGAGACGAAGATATTCTCGTAAATGAAAAAGAAGGTGAAGGAGGAATTCAGAAGGAAGTTGTTGGGCAACGAAGTAATGATTTGTTAGAGAAGCCTGTTTGTGCAGTTAATAGCGATGAAGGGAAAACCACCAATGACAAAACTAAGACGAAGAAGCAATA TGTTTCCCCCAAAAAATATCAGTCAATCACACCAAACAGAGTTCCATGGACAGTTGAGGAGGAACAGATGCTCAAG GAGGGAGTCGAAAAAATTTCAGTACCGGGTGAGCGAATTCCATGGAAACAAATCTTGGAGTATGGTAGTTCGGTATTTTGGAGTGGCCGTTCTGCAATGCAACTTAAGGATAAATGGCGGAATATGGAAAGGAAGTCATAA
- the LOC136201017 gene encoding uncharacterized protein has translation MNVQGISSVFFAAAATPLPAIRVKSLYTAKPSTGSNSMSVAVSPKWAQKTVTLTPHRRGCHLITSKIMNEIASDLSEFKCGLAHLFVQHTSASLTINENYDSDVRDDTETFLNKIVPEGRSAPWKHTLEGPDDMPAHIKSSMFGCALTIPITNGQLNMGTWQGIWLCEHRDHPTARKVVVTLNGI, from the exons ATGAATGTACAAGGCATCTCCTCTGTGTTTTTTGCGGCGGCGGCGACACCTCTTCCGGCGATTCGCGTCAAATCTCTCTACACTGCCAAGCCTTCCACCGGTTCTAACTCCATGTCTGTAGCAGTCTCACCTAAATGGGCTCAGAAGACTGTTACTCTTACTCCTCACCGCCGTGGTTGCCATCTAATTACTTCCAAG ATTATGAACGAGATCGCTTCAGACTTATCAGAGTTCAAGTGCGGCCTTGCTCATCTCTTCG TACAGCACACAAGCGCTTCTCTTACTATCAACGAGAATTACGATTCTGATGTTCGTGATGACACCGAGACCTTCCTCAATAAGATAGTTCCAGAG GGAAGATCTGCACCTTGGAAACATACGCTGGAAG GCCCGGATGACATGCCAGCACATATCAAATCATCAATGTTTGGATGTGCACTCAC GATACCAATCACAAATGGACAACTAAACATGGGCACATGGCAG GGAATATGGCTGTGCGAGCACCGTGACCACCCTACTGCTCGCAAAGTTGTTGTCACCCTTAATGGAATATAA
- the LOC136201189 gene encoding uncharacterized protein isoform X2, whose protein sequence is MVALRCLEDLFGSRNECESNIPSTANPKNTVDISRSCADVLLSILKETSISDLRNGPDLLKCDMQPFIVHKRTSMPKCSLERLKDELLEGVHPCTASLIQHSGLMHKDEDNDSLSTDCFQLNVCCRDDHTGTSNSLVTAQEGSTISLPLENGDSHHQNLLPLKRNGDVVDNDIQADLHLNIKRLKCNDSGANEASKHTLSTQFDNEFVEEPFKRMIETREKESSRAERESRVEGLDEEVCSENGHEKFVATNRIVRSANADAINEIEHIQCDNADDATKMPQHIFGDGPCQDIMAGEVNEPEIRNGTSSGRILQKVSVDDSRDNSNCGYQQKSPIDVASSGLFPREIIVNNSEDSAERLYGEDASSDGDEYHHEKVDVAMKKTQFLSYQHTLSHDSLSNGEFLVCNAVNCRMVILKKCLGCSPRFDNKGNFYCPFCTYFYAISKYLEAKARAASAKKELALFIHKDRGRSLGKKHQKLRVEESDGTNVSFDPKFNIDDPLSRDEDILVNEKEGEGGIQKEVVGQRSNDLLEKPVCAVNSDEGKTTNDKTKTKKQYVSPKKYQSITPNRVPWTVEEEQMLKEGVEKISVPGERIPWKQILEYGSSVFWSGRSAMQLKDKWRNMERKS, encoded by the exons ATGGTTGCATTGAGATGTTTGGAGGATTTGTTTGGTTCTAGGAATGAATGTGAGAGTAATATTCCTTCCACAGCAAATCCAAAAAACACAGTTGACATTTCTAGGAGTTGTGCTGATGTGCTTCTATCTATATTGAAAGAG ACATCAATTTCAGATTTGAGGAATGGACCTGATCTGCTGAAGTGTGATATGCAACCTTTCATTGTGCACAAAAGGACTTCTATGCCAAAGTGTTCTTTGGAACGT CTGAAAGATGAACTTCTTGAAGGTGTGCATCCGTGTACTGCGTCCTTGATACAACATAGTGGTCTGATGCACAAAGATGAAGATAATGATAGCCTCTCTACGGATTGCTTTCAACTGAATGTTTGCTGCAGAGATGACCATACTGGGACCAGCAATTCCCTAGTTACGGCACAAGAAGGGAGCACTATTTCCTTGCCACTTGAAAATGGTGATTCTCATCATCAGAATTTGTTACCCTTGAAAAGGAACGGAGATGTTGTGGACAATGATATTCAAGCTGATCTTCATTTAAATATCAAGAGGTTGAAGTGCAATGATTCAGGCGCTAATGAAGCTTCAAAACATACTTTAAGTACCCAATTTGATAATGAGTTTGTAGAAGAACCTTTCAAAAGAATGATTGAAACtagagagaaagaaagttcGCGTGCTGAAAGAGAATCTCGAGTAGAAGGTTTAGATGAAGAAGTGTGTTCAGAGAATGGTCATGAGAAGTTTGTTGCTACAAATAGGATTGTTAGAAGTGCTAATGCtgatgctatcaatgaaattgAGCATATTCAATGTGACAATGCTGATGATGCCACCAAAATGCCACAACATATATTTGGAGATGGACCCTGCCAAGATATCATGGCCGGTGAAGTCAATGAGCCAGAAATTAGAAATGGTACATCCTCGGGGAGAATTCTGCAAAAAGTATCTGTTGATGATAGCAGAGATAACAGTAATTGTGGCTATCAACAAAAATCACCAATTGATGTTGCCTCTAGTGGATTATTCCCTAGAGAGATCATTGTTAACAATTCTGAAGATAGTGCTGAACGTCTTTATGGTGAAGACGCGTCAAGCGATGGAGATGAGTATCATCATGAGAAGGTTGACGTTGCCATGAAGAAAACTCAATTCCTGAGCTATCAACACACATTAAGCCACGATTCCCTTTCTAATGGTGAGTTTTTGGTTTGCAATGCTGTCAATTGTCGAATGGTGATTCTTAAGAAGTGCCTAGGCTGCTCACCAAGGTTTGATAACAAGGGAAACTTTTACTGCCCATTTTGTACATATTTCTATGCTATCTCCAAATACTTGGAAGCTAAAGCAAGAGCTGCTTCAGCAAAGAAGGAACTAGCTCTATTTATTCATAAAGATCGGGGGAGATCACTTGGAAAAAAGCATCAGAAATTGAGAGTGGAAGAATCTGATGGAACAAATGTTTCTTTTGACCCTAAATTCAACATTGACGATCCACTATCCAGAGACGAAGATATTCTCGTAAATGAAAAAGAAGGTGAAGGAGGAATTCAGAAGGAAGTTGTTGGGCAACGAAGTAATGATTTGTTAGAGAAGCCTGTTTGTGCAGTTAATAGCGATGAAGGGAAAACCACCAATGACAAAACTAAGACGAAGAAGCAATA TGTTTCCCCCAAAAAATATCAGTCAATCACACCAAACAGAGTTCCATGGACAGTTGAGGAGGAACAGATGCTCAAG GAGGGAGTCGAAAAAATTTCAGTACCGGGTGAGCGAATTCCATGGAAACAAATCTTGGAGTATGGTAGTTCGGTATTTTGGAGTGGCCGTTCTGCAATGCAACTTAAGGATAAATGGCGGAATATGGAAAGGAAGTCATAA